From the Halalkalicoccus sp. CGA53 genome, one window contains:
- a CDS encoding DUF7344 domain-containing protein, translated as MSTLDTGEAVEDEEASEPAASLSKDDTFHILQNERRRRVLAYLADTDGPVDMRDIAEQVAAWEHDTTVQQLSSDQRQRVYIALYQSHLPKLADFGLIHYNRSRGIVERTPLADEVTAYLLNDTAADADDDAPAREEWLRYYTAVTGLSAVAVVAVWAGLVPLISGVGVAVAVTVAYGVLTLALALDVL; from the coding sequence ATGTCGACACTGGATACGGGGGAGGCGGTCGAAGACGAGGAGGCGTCAGAACCGGCGGCCTCGCTCTCGAAAGACGATACGTTTCACATCCTGCAAAACGAGCGACGGCGGCGGGTGCTGGCCTACCTCGCCGACACGGACGGGCCGGTAGACATGCGCGATATCGCTGAGCAGGTCGCCGCCTGGGAGCACGACACGACGGTCCAGCAGCTCAGCTCCGATCAGCGCCAGCGCGTCTACATCGCGCTGTATCAGTCACACCTTCCCAAACTGGCCGACTTCGGCCTGATCCACTACAACCGAAGCCGCGGGATCGTCGAACGAACCCCGCTGGCCGACGAGGTCACCGCGTACCTCCTCAACGACACGGCCGCCGACGCGGACGATGACGCCCCCGCGCGCGAGGAGTGGCTGCGTTACTACACGGCCGTCACGGGGCTGAGCGCGGTCGCGGTCGTCGCGGTCTGGGCCGGTCTCGTTCCGCTGATCTCCGGGGTCGGTGTGGCGGTCGCCGTCACCGTCGCCTACGGCGTGCTGACGCTGGCTCTCGCCCTCGACGTGCTCTGA
- a CDS encoding glycosyltransferase family 4 protein, producing the protein MNTEIAADGWVDPSVGAGLRVLHVAPARRSFFDQQIRVLEEHGVECTVLTPRGEGGLRSHAGFYRRVLDAGVDRYDLVHVSYGPLAPFGLAQPTRPVVLTLWGTEFAGRSPWLDRATAAGIRYSDAVIVPSVTVGRELSRRHDVVPFGIDTELFRPIPRRDAREQLGWDPDARIVLFPYDPKRPVKDHDRARRVVSRLDLDPVPELKTVCGRPYEEMPLVMNASDVVLITSRYESGPVVVKEAAACNVPVVSTDVGFAREVLRDVENSYVVDGEDGLVAGVEAALDGDRRSTGRAVVGDFELSRMAEELLSVYDRVVSDR; encoded by the coding sequence GTGAACACAGAGATCGCGGCGGACGGTTGGGTCGACCCGTCTGTCGGAGCGGGGCTCCGGGTGCTCCACGTCGCGCCGGCGCGACGGTCGTTCTTCGACCAGCAGATCCGGGTCCTCGAGGAGCACGGCGTCGAGTGTACGGTGCTGACGCCTCGCGGGGAGGGTGGCCTCCGCTCGCACGCGGGGTTCTACCGCCGGGTACTCGACGCCGGCGTGGACCGATACGACCTCGTCCACGTGAGCTACGGCCCGCTCGCGCCGTTCGGCCTCGCCCAGCCGACGCGACCGGTCGTCCTCACGCTGTGGGGCACCGAGTTCGCCGGTCGGTCGCCGTGGCTCGACCGCGCGACCGCGGCCGGAATACGCTACAGCGACGCCGTGATCGTCCCCTCCGTCACCGTCGGTAGGGAGCTCTCGCGGCGCCACGACGTAGTCCCGTTCGGGATCGACACCGAGCTGTTCCGACCGATCCCGAGACGAGACGCCCGCGAACAACTCGGCTGGGACCCCGATGCCAGGATCGTCCTCTTTCCCTACGACCCGAAGCGACCCGTGAAGGACCACGACCGGGCGCGTCGAGTCGTGAGTCGGCTCGACCTCGACCCGGTGCCGGAGCTGAAGACGGTCTGTGGGCGGCCGTACGAGGAGATGCCGCTCGTCATGAACGCCAGCGACGTCGTGCTGATCACCTCCCGCTACGAGAGCGGCCCCGTGGTCGTGAAGGAGGCCGCCGCCTGTAACGTCCCGGTCGTCTCCACCGACGTCGGCTTCGCCCGCGAGGTGCTCAGGGACGTCGAGAACAGCTACGTCGTCGACGGGGAGGACGGACTCGTGGCCGGCGTGGAGGCCGCTCTGGACGGGGATCGGCGTTCGACCGGGCGGGCAGTCGTCGGGGATTTCGAGCTCAGCCGGATGGCCGAGGAGCTCCTCTCGGTCTACGACCGCGTCGTTAGCGATCGGTGA
- a CDS encoding nucleotide sugar dehydrogenase, with protein MTQDTPTICIVGLGYVGLPLAAAFDDEGCTVIGFDVDQSKIDVLSSGRDPTGEIGDEVVESGSIEFTADPTPIERAEYVIVTVPTPVDGLKNPNLDFVEAAGRTVGEHLAAGATVVLESTVYPGVTRDVLVPAIEESSSMTAGEEFFVGYSPERMSPGDAGRGLREVKKIVSADSEETLADLAELYERIVDAGVYRASNLETAEAAKVLENVQRDMNIALVNELAIICEHMDLDTRAVIDAAASKWNFHRYEPGLVGGHCIPVDPLYLVHGSERAGFSPKLILQAREINEYMPKHVAEVTLKALNQSGKVLKGSRLLVLGLSYKPNVGDLRTSEIGGVIAALEEYGVEIAGHDPVANPDAVRSAFGIEPLAEPEYDDVDGIVLATPHDELREIDFTDVVDELGSDPVLIDVKGVLDREEMTDAGYEYRRL; from the coding sequence ATGACCCAGGACACACCCACGATCTGTATCGTCGGCCTCGGCTACGTCGGACTGCCGCTCGCCGCGGCGTTCGACGACGAAGGCTGTACCGTCATCGGCTTCGACGTCGATCAGTCGAAGATCGACGTGCTCTCCTCGGGGAGAGACCCGACCGGCGAGATCGGCGACGAGGTCGTCGAGTCGGGCTCGATCGAGTTCACCGCCGACCCGACGCCGATCGAACGCGCCGAGTACGTGATCGTCACCGTCCCGACCCCGGTCGACGGGCTGAAGAACCCGAACCTCGACTTCGTCGAGGCCGCCGGGCGAACCGTCGGCGAGCACCTGGCCGCGGGCGCGACCGTCGTCCTCGAGTCGACCGTCTACCCGGGCGTCACCCGCGACGTGCTCGTTCCCGCGATCGAGGAGAGCTCCTCGATGACCGCAGGCGAGGAGTTCTTCGTCGGCTACTCGCCCGAGCGGATGTCCCCCGGCGACGCCGGACGCGGCCTGCGCGAGGTGAAGAAGATCGTGAGCGCCGACAGCGAGGAGACGCTCGCCGACCTCGCCGAGCTCTACGAACGGATCGTCGACGCCGGCGTCTACCGCGCGTCGAACCTCGAGACTGCGGAGGCCGCGAAGGTGCTCGAGAACGTCCAGCGGGACATGAACATCGCGCTCGTGAACGAGCTCGCGATCATCTGCGAGCACATGGACCTCGACACGCGCGCGGTGATCGACGCCGCCGCCTCGAAGTGGAACTTCCACCGGTACGAGCCGGGCCTCGTCGGCGGCCACTGCATCCCGGTCGACCCGCTCTACCTCGTCCACGGCTCCGAGCGCGCCGGTTTCTCGCCGAAACTCATCCTCCAGGCCCGTGAGATCAACGAGTACATGCCGAAACACGTCGCCGAGGTGACGCTGAAGGCGCTGAACCAGTCCGGAAAGGTACTGAAGGGGAGCCGGCTGCTCGTCCTCGGCCTCTCGTACAAGCCGAACGTCGGCGACCTCCGTACCTCCGAGATCGGCGGCGTCATCGCCGCGCTCGAGGAGTACGGCGTCGAGATCGCCGGTCACGACCCGGTCGCGAACCCGGACGCGGTCCGGTCGGCCTTCGGGATCGAGCCCCTCGCCGAACCGGAGTACGATGACGTCGACGGGATCGTCCTCGCCACCCCCCACGACGAGCTCCGGGAGATCGATTTCACCGACGTCGTCGACGAGCTCGGAAGCGACCCGGTGTTGATCGACGTGAAGGGTGTCCTCGACCGCGAGGAGATGACCGACGCGGGCTACGAGTACCGACGGCTCTGA
- a CDS encoding acyltransferase, whose amino-acid sequence MTAETRVELGADATIDEPELVGYPYREDAEPTVIGDRAYIRRGTIVYADCAIGDDFTTGHDALVRENTVVGDDVLVGTKTVIDGTTEIGSYVSLQTGVYVPTHTTIGDNVFVGPRAVFTNDPFPVRRDAELVGPTIEDGASIGANATLLPGVTVGEDAFVAAGAVVTRDVPPDTLALGVPAVHRPLPETLSERNTLA is encoded by the coding sequence GTGACGGCCGAGACACGCGTCGAACTCGGTGCCGACGCGACGATCGACGAGCCGGAGCTCGTCGGCTACCCCTACCGGGAGGACGCGGAGCCGACGGTGATCGGCGACCGGGCGTACATCCGCCGCGGGACGATCGTCTACGCGGACTGCGCGATCGGCGACGACTTCACCACCGGTCACGACGCGCTCGTCCGCGAGAACACCGTCGTCGGCGACGACGTGCTCGTCGGCACGAAGACCGTCATCGACGGGACGACCGAGATCGGCTCGTACGTGAGCCTCCAGACCGGCGTCTACGTTCCGACCCACACGACGATCGGGGACAACGTCTTCGTCGGACCTCGTGCGGTCTTCACGAACGACCCGTTTCCGGTTCGTCGCGACGCCGAGCTGGTCGGCCCGACGATCGAGGACGGCGCCTCGATCGGCGCGAACGCGACGCTGCTCCCCGGCGTGACCGTCGGCGAGGACGCCTTCGTCGCTGCCGGGGCGGTCGTCACCCGGGACGTCCCACCGGATACGCTCGCGCTCGGCGTCCCCGCAGTACACCGCCCGCTTCCAGAGACGCTTTCGGAGAGGAATACCCTCGCATGA
- a CDS encoding DapH/DapD/GlmU-related protein — translation MTGVESTEIAAFLGVEHVGPPVRVAGVESLDRAGPSELAFCKYDDPALVEASDAGAVICPTSLDAPGTTIRSSRPRKDFIAVANEFFVPRVEETRIHPTAIVADSAEIGDRTVVGPFVRIGADVTIGDRCEIDAGTVIGTPGFGFQPDREGELHNMIHQGGVRIEDDVRIGPNSVIDRAAFTETVIGRGTKLHNLCHIGHNVVIGERARINQFCSLSGSVEIGDRARIHPHVSVANHTSIGADAEIGMNAAVLSDIPEGATAVGTPAKVLGGD, via the coding sequence ATGACCGGCGTCGAGTCGACCGAGATCGCCGCGTTTCTCGGCGTCGAACACGTCGGTCCACCGGTCCGGGTCGCCGGGGTCGAGTCGCTCGACCGGGCGGGTCCGTCGGAGCTCGCCTTCTGCAAGTACGACGACCCGGCGCTCGTCGAGGCCTCCGACGCGGGCGCCGTCATCTGTCCCACGTCACTCGACGCCCCTGGGACGACGATCCGCTCTTCCCGACCGCGAAAGGACTTCATCGCCGTCGCGAACGAGTTCTTCGTACCCAGGGTCGAGGAGACGCGGATACACCCGACCGCGATCGTCGCCGACTCCGCCGAGATCGGCGATCGGACCGTCGTCGGCCCCTTCGTCAGGATCGGCGCGGACGTCACGATCGGGGACCGGTGCGAGATCGACGCGGGGACGGTGATCGGCACGCCCGGGTTCGGCTTCCAGCCCGACCGCGAGGGCGAACTCCACAACATGATCCACCAGGGTGGGGTCAGGATCGAGGACGACGTCCGAATCGGACCGAACTCCGTGATCGACCGGGCGGCCTTCACCGAGACCGTGATCGGGCGGGGGACGAAGCTCCACAACCTCTGTCATATCGGGCACAACGTCGTGATCGGCGAGCGCGCGCGGATCAACCAGTTCTGTAGCCTCTCGGGGAGCGTCGAGATCGGCGACCGGGCGCGGATCCATCCGCACGTCTCGGTCGCGAACCACACGAGCATCGGCGCCGACGCCGAGATCGGCATGAACGCCGCGGTGCTCTCGGACATCCCCGAGGGTGCGACGGCGGTGGGGACCCCGGCGAAGGTGCTCGGCGGCGACTGA
- a CDS encoding DUF354 domain-containing protein, protein MRVIVTIQHPAHVHFYRHAIDEFEREGHEVRVLVRENEVAVDLLETYGIEYTVLVGEITSLASLARTQFTYERLIYRHAKRFDPDVLTCIGGVSVAHAAALVGAKSVAFTDTEHATIVNTLTAPFADVICTPECFGYDIGQKQRRYPGYHELAYLHPDRFEPDPGVLADAGFDPEERFVVLRVSSWDSSHDVGQGGFSNVREVVERIEDTGARVVVTSEIPLPAELSDRRMSVAPHRAHDLLAYADCFVGEGATMAAESAVLGTPAVYVNTLSMGYTDELDWKYGLLSNFQGPDRHERGLERAVSILDGSLTADWSARRDRLLGDRIDVTGFVVDTLLEVGEEESVKPISIPVP, encoded by the coding sequence GTGAGGGTCATCGTTACGATCCAGCACCCCGCGCACGTCCACTTCTACAGACACGCGATCGACGAGTTCGAACGCGAGGGCCACGAGGTCCGCGTGCTCGTCAGGGAGAACGAGGTCGCGGTCGACCTGCTCGAGACCTACGGGATCGAGTACACCGTTCTGGTCGGTGAGATCACCTCGCTCGCCTCGCTCGCCCGCACGCAGTTCACGTACGAGCGGCTGATCTACCGCCACGCGAAGCGCTTCGACCCCGACGTACTGACCTGCATCGGCGGGGTCTCGGTCGCCCACGCCGCGGCTCTCGTCGGCGCGAAGAGCGTCGCGTTCACGGACACAGAGCACGCGACGATCGTCAACACGCTCACCGCGCCGTTCGCGGACGTGATCTGCACACCCGAGTGTTTCGGCTACGACATCGGGCAGAAACAGCGTCGGTATCCGGGCTACCACGAACTCGCCTACCTCCACCCGGACCGGTTCGAACCGGATCCGGGCGTTCTCGCCGACGCCGGTTTCGACCCGGAGGAGCGGTTCGTCGTCCTCCGCGTGAGTTCGTGGGACTCCTCACACGACGTCGGCCAGGGCGGTTTCTCGAACGTGAGAGAGGTCGTCGAGCGGATCGAGGACACCGGCGCGCGCGTCGTCGTTACCTCGGAGATCCCGCTCCCTGCAGAGCTCTCCGACCGCCGGATGAGTGTCGCACCCCACCGCGCGCACGATCTGCTCGCGTACGCGGACTGCTTCGTGGGTGAGGGCGCGACGATGGCCGCCGAGAGCGCGGTGCTGGGAACGCCCGCGGTCTACGTCAACACGCTCTCGATGGGCTACACCGACGAACTCGACTGGAAGTACGGCCTGCTGTCGAACTTCCAGGGGCCGGACCGCCACGAGCGCGGGCTCGAACGTGCCGTCTCGATCCTCGACGGCTCGCTGACGGCCGACTGGTCCGCCCGCCGCGACCGACTGCTCGGAGACCGGATCGACGTCACGGGGTTCGTCGTCGACACCCTCCTCGAGGTGGGTGAGGAAGAGAGCGTGAAACCGATCTCGATCCCGGTACCATGA
- a CDS encoding glycosyltransferase has product MRVLYLVNDRPSFFDQQVEALSDLGVEPMVLSVPGSRRHEGRRSPRDYLRFYPSVLRGALGPVDLVHAHYGLLGPFGLAQPRPVVLSLWGSELVGGLDRLRRISEFSARYASATVVPTREMQERLPTPSELIPFGIDTGLFRPIPRRDAREQLGWDPDARIVLFPYDTERAVKDYPLARRAVDRLGLDVELRTVSGRPYEEMPLVMNASDALLVTSRYESGPMVVKEALACNLPVVSTDVGFVREVLDGVSHSYVCEGEDEIVARLAEVFVSGERSDGREVYDPASVEETSEALLSLYERVLARG; this is encoded by the coding sequence ATGAGGGTGCTCTACCTCGTCAACGACCGGCCCTCCTTCTTCGACCAGCAGGTCGAGGCGCTCTCCGATCTCGGCGTCGAGCCGATGGTGCTCTCGGTCCCTGGCTCGCGTCGGCACGAGGGGCGACGCTCGCCGAGGGACTACCTCCGTTTCTACCCATCGGTGCTCCGGGGAGCGCTCGGCCCCGTCGACCTTGTCCACGCCCACTACGGGCTGCTCGGGCCGTTCGGCCTCGCCCAGCCCCGACCCGTCGTGCTCTCGCTGTGGGGTTCCGAGCTCGTCGGCGGGCTCGACCGGCTCAGACGGATCAGCGAGTTCTCCGCCCGGTACGCGAGCGCGACGGTAGTTCCCACCCGGGAGATGCAGGAGCGACTGCCGACGCCGTCGGAGCTGATCCCGTTCGGGATCGACACCGGGCTGTTCCGACCGATCCCGAGACGAGACGCCCGCGAACAACTCGGCTGGGACCCCGATGCCAGGATCGTCCTCTTTCCCTACGACACCGAACGGGCGGTGAAGGACTACCCGCTCGCCCGACGTGCGGTCGACCGACTTGGACTCGACGTCGAGCTCCGGACCGTCTCCGGACGACCGTACGAGGAGATGCCGCTCGTCATGAACGCCAGCGACGCGCTGCTCGTCACCTCCCGCTACGAGAGCGGTCCGATGGTCGTGAAGGAGGCGTTGGCGTGTAACCTACCCGTCGTCTCCACCGACGTCGGCTTCGTCCGTGAGGTGCTCGACGGCGTCTCGCACTCGTACGTCTGCGAGGGCGAGGACGAGATCGTCGCGCGGCTGGCGGAGGTGTTCGTCTCCGGCGAGCGATCCGACGGGCGTGAGGTCTACGACCCGGCGAGCGTCGAGGAGACGAGCGAGGCGCTACTCTCGCTCTACGAACGCGTGCTCGCGCGGGGATAA
- a CDS encoding polysaccharide deacetylase family protein, whose amino-acid sequence MRSVAGRTTTRRGFLAAAGAGAVALGSTVPAAAEGDGMVVFVYDDSPVEDYTETYEVHQEYDAPGCIAACPGLMNSSEQWMADDQLAEMYEDGWEVQAHTIDHRNLGEVELTGAVSEGEMELPVASNLQGRFEGDPLVVFDGESEVEATVADRDGGGDAQYIVLEEGIGASFEAGATVRYTDEFTDGILTDSKAMLEEAIGAEGVVTGHVHTYDRSQGYVGEAVGEFFDAVPNARGSGNGLLPDTNVDPLALSRQYYETDYMAEEEIDTFMASIANEPDFGILAGHSQFETLPTERVDLALSLAEEHGVRVVTLQEALAEFGVMEVPTPPTPTPTPTPTSTENESDDDAGSRDDNDDEGESMSLFERILAFLRSLFG is encoded by the coding sequence ATGCGTAGCGTAGCAGGGCGGACGACGACACGTCGTGGGTTCCTCGCGGCGGCCGGCGCGGGCGCGGTCGCACTCGGGTCTACGGTGCCGGCGGCGGCCGAGGGGGACGGGATGGTCGTCTTCGTCTACGACGACAGCCCGGTAGAGGACTACACCGAGACCTACGAGGTTCACCAGGAGTACGACGCGCCGGGCTGTATCGCGGCCTGTCCGGGGCTGATGAACTCCTCGGAGCAGTGGATGGCCGACGACCAGCTCGCGGAGATGTACGAGGACGGCTGGGAGGTCCAAGCGCACACGATCGACCACCGGAACCTGGGCGAGGTGGAGCTGACGGGGGCGGTGAGCGAGGGCGAGATGGAGCTGCCGGTCGCGTCGAACCTCCAGGGACGGTTCGAGGGCGACCCGCTCGTGGTCTTCGACGGCGAGAGCGAGGTCGAGGCGACGGTCGCGGACCGCGACGGCGGGGGCGACGCCCAGTACATCGTGCTGGAGGAGGGGATCGGGGCCTCGTTCGAGGCGGGTGCGACCGTGCGCTACACCGACGAGTTCACCGACGGGATCCTCACCGACTCGAAGGCGATGCTCGAGGAGGCGATCGGTGCGGAGGGCGTCGTTACAGGCCACGTCCACACGTACGACCGCTCGCAGGGCTACGTCGGCGAGGCCGTCGGCGAGTTCTTCGACGCGGTTCCGAACGCGCGGGGGAGCGGTAACGGGCTGCTCCCCGACACGAACGTCGACCCGCTCGCGCTCTCGCGACAGTACTACGAGACCGACTACATGGCCGAGGAGGAGATCGACACGTTCATGGCCTCGATCGCGAACGAGCCGGACTTCGGGATCCTCGCCGGTCACAGTCAGTTCGAGACCTTACCCACCGAACGCGTCGACCTCGCGCTCTCGCTCGCCGAGGAGCACGGGGTTCGCGTCGTCACCCTCCAAGAGGCGCTGGCGGAGTTCGGCGTGATGGAGGTGCCGACGCCGCCGACGCCCACACCGACACCGACTCCCACCTCCACCGAGAACGAGAGCGACGACGACGCTGGATCGAGGGACGACAACGACGACGAGGGCGAGTCGATGAGCCTCTTCGAGCGGATCCTCGCGTTCCTCCGGTCGCTGTTCGGCTGA
- a CDS encoding glycosyltransferase family 2 protein, translating into MFNGKTIAAVVPAYNEEPHIGAVIDTLPACIDRAYVIDDGSTDDTWAEIEAHAARVNERREEGDETAEIVPIKHVKNRGVGGAIKTGYQHAYEDGMEVTAVIAGDGQAEPDIVERMIAPVAEGRADYSKGNRLLGRQRRDMPLFRQIGNFTLSLLTKIASGYWKVMDPQNGSTAISYEALDRLDLDELYEDFGFANDLLVRLNARGLTVADVPRRAVYKDETSHIKYETFIPKVSVLLLRDFLWRLRVKYLVRDFHPLTFFYYVGAATAGGGLLAGLKSVVSPESGTSRGTAALLFAVGWLFMLLAMVFDLKENEELQVLLYDEFDD; encoded by the coding sequence ATGTTCAACGGGAAGACGATCGCCGCAGTCGTGCCGGCGTACAACGAAGAGCCCCACATCGGAGCGGTGATCGACACCCTCCCAGCGTGTATCGACCGCGCGTACGTCATCGACGACGGCTCGACCGACGACACCTGGGCCGAGATCGAAGCACACGCGGCGCGGGTGAACGAACGCCGAGAGGAGGGCGACGAGACCGCGGAGATCGTCCCGATCAAACACGTGAAGAACCGCGGCGTGGGTGGCGCGATCAAGACGGGATACCAGCACGCGTACGAGGACGGGATGGAGGTGACAGCGGTGATCGCGGGCGACGGCCAGGCCGAGCCCGACATCGTCGAACGGATGATCGCGCCGGTCGCCGAGGGCCGGGCGGACTACTCGAAGGGCAACCGCCTGCTCGGGCGACAGCGCCGCGACATGCCGCTCTTTCGACAGATCGGGAACTTCACCCTCTCGCTGCTGACGAAGATCGCGAGCGGCTACTGGAAGGTGATGGACCCCCAGAACGGCTCGACGGCCATCTCCTACGAGGCGCTCGACCGACTCGACCTGGACGAACTCTACGAGGACTTCGGCTTCGCGAACGACCTGCTCGTCCGGCTGAACGCGCGCGGGCTCACGGTCGCGGATGTCCCCCGACGGGCGGTCTACAAGGACGAGACGAGCCACATCAAGTACGAGACGTTCATCCCGAAGGTCTCCGTGCTCCTGCTTCGTGACTTCCTCTGGCGGCTCCGCGTGAAGTACCTCGTCCGGGACTTCCACCCGTTGACGTTCTTCTACTACGTCGGGGCCGCGACGGCCGGCGGCGGCCTCCTCGCGGGTCTGAAATCCGTCGTCTCCCCGGAGTCGGGCACCTCCCGCGGGACCGCGGCGCTCCTGTTCGCGGTCGGCTGGCTGTTCATGCTGCTCGCGATGGTCTTCGACCTGAAGGAGAACGAGGAGCTGCAGGTGCTGCTCTACGACGAGTTCGACGACTGA
- a CDS encoding polysaccharide deacetylase family protein, translated as MTTPPRDEATGYVSPVAYTYDWYERFFERLLEAGYTPASYDEPLGDGDLVVRHDVDLSPAKALDVGRIEADLGIESTFFFLLTNPLYNPFHRPNRLVIRELLEMGHDVGVHFSTHQYWGEDPGDGAIEGRVAAEREVFTTAFTEPSPAVSFHRPPEWILSRSFDSFVSTYERRFFTDVQYAGDSSQRWRDAPPEADGGPLQVLTHPGLWGAEDATFAQRVDEATEYQFDRVARFVEDEFIHDRNTIEQYDHRGAPSASTESQNG; from the coding sequence ATGACGACGCCACCACGCGACGAGGCCACGGGGTACGTCTCCCCGGTCGCGTACACCTACGACTGGTACGAACGTTTCTTCGAGCGGCTGCTCGAGGCGGGGTACACGCCGGCGAGCTACGACGAACCGCTCGGCGACGGCGATCTCGTCGTGAGACACGACGTCGACCTCTCGCCCGCGAAGGCGCTCGACGTCGGCCGGATCGAGGCCGACCTCGGTATCGAGTCGACCTTCTTCTTCCTCCTCACGAACCCGCTGTACAATCCGTTTCACCGCCCGAACCGGCTGGTGATCCGAGAACTCCTCGAGATGGGCCACGACGTCGGCGTCCACTTCAGCACCCACCAGTACTGGGGTGAGGACCCCGGCGACGGGGCGATCGAGGGCCGCGTCGCGGCCGAACGCGAGGTCTTCACCACCGCGTTCACCGAGCCCTCCCCGGCTGTTTCGTTTCACCGCCCGCCCGAGTGGATCCTCTCGCGCTCGTTCGACTCGTTCGTGAGCACCTACGAGCGGCGATTCTTCACCGACGTGCAGTACGCCGGTGACTCCAGCCAGCGCTGGCGTGACGCCCCGCCGGAGGCAGACGGCGGGCCGCTCCAGGTCCTGACCCACCCGGGCCTCTGGGGTGCGGAGGACGCGACGTTCGCCCAGCGCGTCGACGAGGCCACCGAGTACCAGTTCGACCGCGTAGCGCGATTCGTCGAAGACGAGTTCATCCACGACCGGAACACCATCGAGCAGTACGACCACCGAGGGGCCCCCTCGGCGAGTACGGAGAGCCAGAATGGCTAG
- a CDS encoding Gfo/Idh/MocA family oxidoreductase, with translation MSNQETTRAGVIGVGSMGHNHARVYQELSNTELVGVADADMERAGAVAEAFETEAYTMSDLLERVEVVSIAVPTQYHYDVARECIDAGVHVLIEKPFVDDLATGRKLIEFAEDRGVVLQVGHIERFNPAVDTLMEFIPDLDVLAIEARRMGPPLDRDIDDSVVMDLMIHDIDVLLAILGDDDLASIEALGREDGDYATAICRSEAGTIGQLTASRVTQKKIRELTISAESCRIHVDYIGQSIEITRGSLPEYIRQQRTVFDYRHENVVEQVLIDRQEPLKSEISSFVEAVVTGGEPIVTGEDGLRAIEVAREIDRLATGRPSRIEELAE, from the coding sequence GTGTCTAACCAGGAGACGACGAGGGCGGGGGTCATCGGCGTCGGGAGCATGGGCCACAACCACGCGCGGGTCTACCAAGAGCTCTCGAACACCGAGCTGGTCGGCGTCGCCGACGCCGACATGGAGCGCGCGGGCGCGGTCGCGGAGGCGTTCGAGACCGAGGCGTACACGATGAGCGACCTCCTCGAGCGCGTCGAGGTCGTCTCGATCGCCGTCCCGACGCAGTACCACTACGACGTCGCCCGCGAGTGTATCGACGCGGGCGTCCACGTGCTGATCGAGAAACCGTTCGTCGACGACCTGGCGACCGGTCGTAAGCTGATCGAGTTCGCCGAGGACCGAGGGGTGGTCCTCCAGGTCGGCCACATCGAGCGGTTCAACCCCGCGGTCGACACGCTGATGGAGTTCATCCCCGACCTCGACGTGCTCGCGATCGAGGCACGACGGATGGGGCCGCCGCTCGACCGCGACATCGACGACTCGGTCGTGATGGACCTGATGATCCACGACATCGACGTCCTGCTCGCGATCCTCGGAGACGACGACCTCGCGAGCATCGAGGCGCTGGGCCGCGAGGACGGCGACTACGCGACGGCGATCTGCCGGAGCGAGGCCGGGACGATCGGGCAGCTCACCGCGAGCCGAGTGACACAGAAGAAGATCCGCGAACTCACCATCTCCGCCGAGAGCTGTCGGATCCACGTCGACTACATCGGCCAGTCGATCGAGATCACGCGCGGTTCGCTACCGGAGTACATCAGACAGCAGCGGACCGTCTTCGACTATCGCCACGAGAACGTCGTCGAGCAGGTGCTGATCGACCGTCAGGAGCCGCTCAAGAGCGAGATATCATCGTTCGTCGAGGCGGTCGTGACCGGAGGCGAACCGATCGTCACGGGCGAGGACGGGCTCCGGGCGATCGAGGTCGCCAGGGAGATCGACCGCCTCGCGACGGGCCGGCCCTCCCGGATCGAAGAGCTCGCGGAGTAG